A region of the Ranitomeya imitator isolate aRanImi1 chromosome 10, aRanImi1.pri, whole genome shotgun sequence genome:
ACACTCGGCTCTGTTGCATCCAAGTACCTTTCTGTCTACTCGACTCTACTGTTCAAAAGCGCTGTCAGGACACTCGGCCCTTCTGTGCCTGTTTAgcatctcagctcctcttttacttGTCTGCACACTCGGCTCTGTTGCATCCAAGTACCTTTCTGTCTACTCGACTCTACTGTTCAAAAGCGCTGTCAGGACACTCGGCCCTTCTGTGCCTGTTTAgcatctcagctcctcttttacttGTCCGCACACTCGGCTCTGTTGCATCCAAGTACCTTTCTGTCTACTCGACTCTACTGTTCAAAAGCGCTGTCAGGACACTCGGCCCTTCTGTGCCTGTTTAgcatctcagctcctcttttacttGTCTGCACACTCGGCTCTGTTGCATCCAAGTACCTTTCTGTCTACTCGACTCTACTGTTCAAAAGCGCTGTCAGGACACTCGGCCCTTCTGTGCCTGTTTAGCATATCAGCTCCTCTTTTACttgtccgcacactcagctctgctgcatccaagtaCCTTTCTGTCTACTCGACTCTACTGTTCAAAAGCGCTGTCAGGACACTCGGCCCTTCTGTGCCTGTTTAgcatctcagctcctcttttacttGTCTGCACACTCGGCTCTGTTGCATCCAAGTACCTTTCTGTCTACTTGACTCTACTGTTCAAAAGCGCTGTCAGGACACTCGGCCCTTCTGTGCCTGTTTAgcatctcagctcctcttttacttGTCCGCACACTCGGCTCTGTTGCATCCAAGTACCTTTCTGTCTACTTGACTCTACTGTTCAAAAGCGCTGTCAGGACACTCGGCCCTTCTGTGCCTGTTTAgcatctcagctcctcttttacttgtccgcacactcggctctgctgcatccaaGTACCTTTCTGTCTACTTGACTCTACTGTTCAAAAGAGCTGTCAGGACACTCGGCCCTTCTGTGCCTGTTTAGCATATCAGCTCCTCTTTTACTTGTCTGCACACTCGGCTCTGTTGCATCCAAGTACCTTTCTGTCTACTCGACTCTACTGTTCAAAAGAGCTGTCAGGACACTCGGCCCTTCTGTGCCTGTCTAgcatctcagctcctcttttacttGTCTGCGCACTCGGCTCTGTTGCATCCAAGTACCTTTCTGTCTACTTGACTCTACTGTTCAAAAGCGCTGTCAGGACGCTCGGCCCTTCTGTGCCTGTTTAgcatctcagctcctcttttacttgtctgcacactcggctctgctgcatccaaGTACCTTTCTGTCTACTCGACTCTACTGTTCAAAAGCGCTGTCAGGAAACTCGGCCCTTCAGTGCCTAAGTGCCTGACTATGTACCATTAGCTCTGCTTAGCCACCTGCCATCCTGCATATACAGCTCTACCGATCCTCGCTGTTCCATATGTCATCCGACTTATTGAACTCTGCTGCATCGGCGCTTCTGTTCCGTGCTGTTCATTCTGACAATGGCTTAGCAAATCAAGCTCACCAAGAGAGCCCATCACAGACTCCTTGTAATAGAGGGCATCCTAAACTGATAGTTGACCACTTGAAATTACCCTATGGCTcatttgcagtcctatgtaaaactatCAGACAGCGCCTTTTGAGATTAATAACAAGTTGACAATCCCGGCTCTGATACATCAGTCTTTTCCTTCACTCCATGCCTTAtatatcagtgctggtgtcacattTGTGACATATCCGTTTAGCATTTgtatatatttacactgcacaatgAACGACAAGAGCGTTCTACGCCAGGGTTAACCTCCAACGCAGCCACCAGGGGGCACTGTGGTCACATCCACCCAAAGCTGACTCCATCATACACAATCTAGGGGTTTCCATCGCGAGGCCCCTCTGGCCTAAACCCCAGCAGCACATGACTGGCGCTTAAATCTATTTATTACCAAATGAGATAActacaggaaaaaaaataaaaaaaaataaacattttttttcccgATATCTCAATTTAAAGACTGCATAAAATTACTGTCTGCATATTCGCGAGCGAGCTCCGCAGAGTGCAAATAGGTCAGCGGTAATTGCACACAACTTCTAAATGTGTTTCATTATTCACCACTTGTGTTTTTCTTTTAAAGGATAGAAAATGTTAATAAGCGCACAAACGACCTTACATACGGGATGGGATGGAGGGCTTTGGTTGTAGGGTTAGATGTGAGGTCCCCAAACTTTGTAAGGTTCAACCAGATCTCTGATGCTAACGTCACTAATGCATATGGCATCGTACGCCCGTCTGACCCTGGTGAAGGAAACGACGGGAAGTCCACTTACGGCAACTTCAAACCTTCACTGGATCCTCAGCTACGGACTTAGTTTACTCCATGTTACACTATATTGAGAAAAGTATGTGCCTCCGCCACATAGATCTACAGGAGCTTTTCTGATCTCCCATTCTACagtatatccatagacattaatatggagtcaacCTTCTGAAGATGTAACAACTCCAGCTcttctgggtgtcacgctgctgcaatgcaggtaggtgcaagcTCCCCTAGATGGCTAAAGAGTGGAAAGGAGGCTCTGCCTAGACGAAGCAGGCCTGTCATGCAGCAGCGAAGCTACCACTAGGTGACAACAAGAAAGTAAAATAGATATAGTCAGTAGCGCAGCACCAATGGAATAGAcaaaacacagagtcagagacaagccaaaaggTCAATAACAGCCAGGAGTGGATAAGtcaaagacagaagcaggtcaggatagaagctgagtcaaaaccagggagtaaaCACATAAAAGGGAAATACTGAGTCAAGACCGGGATAGGGGAAACAGAGACACAGGTTCAGGCAGctaacgcagcaggacaaatcaggatataccAGAGTCAGCTACACGTGCcgtaggcagaactataactgacatggtctgcaggacacagaGGGGATAAATAGCACAACCtgaaaccagactgaggctgaAAAAAGTTAACCCCTAGAgatgatcagaccgggaaaagggaagacaggactcaaaatccggtctggatcatgacactgggAAGTCCTGCTACAAGATTGTGGAGGCATCTGCTTGAATATTTGACCATTCATCCAAAAgatcatttgtgaggtcagaccctgatgttgggggagAGGCCGAGCTCACAATCACCTTTCTAATTTCTGTATGGGGTGGAGGTCCGAGTTTTGTGCGGCCGGTCCTGTTCTTCCGCCAAACTCACcttccatgtctgtatggagcttgtgcactgggcacagtcatggggggcagaTAAGGGTCTTCTCCAAACTGTTCCTACAAAGCTGAAGATACAATTGTCTACAATGTCTGGTATGTGAGAACTAATGGACTGAGAGAAAGATTCCTGGAAACCAACCCCAAATTATTATCTAACCTCCACCAAACTGTACAgcaggcacaatgcagtcagggggtaacatcCTCCTGGAATccgcaaacccagactcctccatcagacaccAAATAGAGAAGTGCGATCCACCACTGCACAGAACATGTCTCCTCCAGagcccagtggtggcggctttatacCACTCCATTTCACTCTTGGCGTTGTGCttagtgatgtacggctgcatgcagctgcttggccatgaagctcccggcgggggcgcagtgtttgtgctgatgttataacagaggaggtctggactctgcagttatggagtcagcagatcaGTAGTGACTTATCTATCTTCTCCTTCTCTTCCTTCTCCTATTTCTTCTTCTCCTACATCTTCTCCTCCTGCTCTTTCTCctacttctcctcctccttcttctcctactTCTTCTCCTTCTCCTTATCCTCCTACTTATTcttctcctccttgtcctcctcctgctcctcctactTATCCTTTTTCTTCTCCTTCTCCTACTTCTTCTCCTTCTCCTTATCCTACTAATTATCCTttttctccttctccttctcctcctccttcttctcctacttctcctcctccttcttctcctactACTTCTCCTTCTCCTTATCCTCCAActtatccttcttcttctcctccttgtcctcctcctgctTCTCCTCCTTATTCTCTATCTTCGcctccttcttttcctccttctcttcatcctccttctcctcctactTCTCCTCCTTTTccccctccttcttcttctccttctcctccttctagTTCTCATCctcttaattatcctacttcttcTCCTACTTattttcctccttctcctcctccttcttctcctcatccTTTTCCTGCTACTTCGTCTCCTCCTTgtccttctctttctcctcctacttatccttcttctcctccttctagtTCTCATCctcttaattatcctacttcttcTCCTACTTattttcctccttctcctcctccttcttctcctcatccTTTTCCTGCTACTTCGTCTCCTTCTTGCCCTTCTCTTTCTCCTCCTACTTACCGTTTTTCTTCTCCTCCTTCTCAGCCTTCTTCTCCCCCTaattctcctgctcctcctccctttGATCCCTTTTTTCATCATTAGAATTAAAACTGAAAAATCATCTCAGCGAGTCTCAGATCGTCAGCTatgtctcctcctcttcctctgtgcTGTCTTGTGTTTGGCTGTAAGAcaactgactgcagcaggagcctctcccctccacTCTGTATAAATATTGTCGCATCCCATCCACTTGTTTGTAAACATAACAGATCAGAAAGACATTAACCCTTGTGTTTTCTGCAGGGTCAATACAGAACTGGTTCAAGGATCATCCTACAGTTTTTCTTAAAATTTAACATTAATTTCTAGATTTAGTGACGATTCTTTATTCCACTTCCTtcatttttgttgtttattatttttcattctttTAATTTACCCTTTACAGTCGAGTTTATATCTTctcctttttttgtttattttttttcattagaaTTTGGGGTTTGCAGCGGATTTTGGCTGATTCTTCAATTGCaaatttttacaaaatttttaaaatttttcgccaaattttgaAGAAATTTAACCTGAAAGAACAAAAAATAATATAATGATAAATTGGGTACtattaaaaaaaaagtgacttCCTCCCTCGCTAACACACTACCTAATGGTTAGACCAATGAAGTATTGAATATAATCCTCCGATCGATCTCGGGTCCTAATGATTCACGGGAACGTCATCCACCCCTGGCGCTTTCCTTCGGGTTTTCGACAGTGATGCGGTGGTTTTCTATGACCCCATTGGAGCTCTTGATCTTACAGTATTGGCATCTCCGTGCGATAATGTATCATTGGTAATTCCGTCATCGCTTCACTGACTACATCTGTGAATTGATCTCCTTCAGTGGGATAATGACCGGTCCCACCAGATGAAAGCTGTCCCGGAACGGCTTCATGGACAGGTCGATAAGCTCTGCTCATCTGTCCCCCCTAACGATGGACAACTATGGGATAAAGTGGAACAAGCCATTGGGGGGATAAGATATTTATTGCCAATCAATTAAATATGCCTATGAGAATTATGAGTATTAAGGCCaagattccatgacttttccataGACTCTTACATCAACTCTACGACCTATCGGAGTTGTCCGATTTTTGTTTATTTAAATGCATGTAATCGGAGCGAAAAGTCATTTTTGCAATtgtgtttcattaaaaatgttgcgccGTTTTCTTTTTTGCAGCTGTgttttgctggctgcagaatgagttaactgagaatccactaGTGAGCTCTTTCGATCGCTATGATCTTATATCACTTTTTTTAGCTCTTTTTTTCTGATTTATgagcacagaccacatcaaagttgattgTAAAGGGAAACAAAAGGCCTGTATAAGTGTgtgttgctggctgcagaatgagtggaCTGGGGATCCTTCAGCGAGCTCTTCCTAATGCTTTGGCAGAAAAGTTTGCAACTCTTTTATCACTTTTTTCTGAACTCCTTTCACCTGATTTATGttgacagaccacatcaaagttgaatgagcAGAGAAACAAAAGGCCTGTATAAGTGTGTGTTGCTGGCTGCAGAACGAGTGAACTGAGAATCCATTAGTGAGCTCTTTCGATCGCTATGATGGAAGAGTTATCAACTCTTTTATCACTTTTT
Encoded here:
- the LOC138652172 gene encoding uncharacterized protein, which produces MTSQEEWDHEEKSGVINQEYSMIPGDASSYGVSRSVVTYLSSPSLPSPISSSPTSSPPALSPTSPPPSSPTSSPSPYPPTYSSPPCPPPAPPTYPFSSPSPTSSPSPYPTNYPFSPSPSPPPSSPTSPPPSSPTTSPSPYPPTYPSSSPPCPPPASPPYSLSSPPSFPPSLHPPSPPTSPPFPPPSSSPSPPSSSHPLNYPTSSPTYFPPSPPPSSPHPFPATSSPPCPSLSPPTYPSSPPSSSHPLNYPTSSPTYFPPSPPPSSPHPFPATSSPSCPSLSPPTYRFSSPPSQPSSPPNSPAPPPFDPFFHH